The Exiguobacterium acetylicum genome includes a window with the following:
- the ahrC gene encoding transcriptional regulator AhrC/ArgR, whose amino-acid sequence MTKGQRLIKIREIITQSEVETQDELVDELRNAGYKVTQATVSRDIKELHLVKVPLNDGRYKYSLPADQRFNPLGKLRRLLGDSFISIDSAQNLIVMHVLPGNANAVAVLLDHLSWNELLGTVCGDDTILLIARSEDQAKEVTERILEML is encoded by the coding sequence ATGACAAAGGGGCAACGGTTGATTAAGATTCGGGAAATCATCACCCAATCGGAAGTAGAAACCCAGGATGAACTGGTAGATGAATTACGGAATGCAGGATATAAGGTGACACAGGCGACGGTATCGCGAGACATCAAGGAACTCCATCTCGTTAAAGTACCGTTGAATGATGGACGTTATAAATACAGCTTACCCGCCGACCAACGTTTTAACCCGCTCGGGAAATTACGACGTCTGCTTGGCGATAGCTTCATCTCGATTGATTCTGCTCAAAATCTGATTGTCATGCATGTCCTGCCTGGAAATGCGAATGCAGTCGCTGTCTTACTAGACCATTTGAGCTGGAACGAACTGCTTGGAACGGTGTGTGGGGACGATACGATCCTATTGATTGCACGAAGTGAGGACCAAGCAAAAGAAGTGACGGAACGAATCTTAGAAATGCTGTAA
- a CDS encoding sigma 54-interacting transcriptional regulator, which translates to MHHLLVIGAGQGGTEVLHAFQRSPLLTVIGLVDPNMDAPGVALARRAEIRIETSWSAFEGTDVDFIIDATGENGVLEQLIHDFPGAAVLPGEFVRVLLERLTEKEKMLEAIIHCTSEAISVADQDGQTMMINPAYTRMTGFTERDVVGKPASADIGMQDSVHLKVLNTGENVRDVRMKIGQDQRDIIVNAAPVIVDGQVRGSVGVIRDISEMKALAKELKAARQKIRTLEAKYTFDDIIAESEAMRFVVDQAKLAATMPVNVLIRGESGTGKELFAHAIHAASERKYEQFVRVNCAAIAPTLLESELFGYEDGAFSGARRGGKRGYFEEAHGGSLFLDEIGELPLDVQAKLLRVLQENEVVRVGGTKAIPVDVRIIAATNANLEEKIIMNEFREDLYYRINRLPIHIPSLRERPDDIEPLTLHLLRKLNQSYGRSVGRISDDVLIAMKKQPWKGNVRELENVIGRALIFTDKTETVLRKGHLQLVVPQTTKVATRQKKEIKHLSDEMSHVEERLIREALTAFNGNKTEAAKQLGISLRALYYKVERFNIYS; encoded by the coding sequence ATGCATCATCTACTTGTCATCGGGGCTGGTCAAGGGGGAACAGAAGTCCTGCATGCGTTTCAACGTTCACCATTATTAACGGTCATCGGACTTGTCGATCCAAATATGGACGCGCCAGGGGTGGCGCTTGCACGTCGCGCTGAGATTCGTATCGAAACGAGCTGGTCTGCGTTCGAAGGGACAGATGTTGATTTTATCATTGACGCTACGGGAGAAAATGGCGTACTGGAACAATTGATTCATGATTTTCCAGGAGCAGCGGTTTTGCCGGGAGAATTCGTCAGAGTGTTACTCGAGCGTCTGACTGAAAAAGAGAAAATGCTCGAAGCGATCATTCATTGTACGAGTGAAGCGATTTCCGTCGCTGATCAAGACGGTCAAACGATGATGATCAATCCAGCATACACACGAATGACGGGTTTCACGGAACGGGATGTCGTCGGAAAACCGGCAAGTGCCGACATCGGAATGCAGGACTCGGTTCATTTAAAAGTCTTGAACACGGGTGAGAATGTGCGAGATGTTCGCATGAAAATCGGACAAGATCAACGGGACATTATCGTTAATGCTGCACCTGTCATCGTCGATGGACAGGTCCGTGGTTCCGTTGGTGTCATTCGGGATATCTCAGAAATGAAAGCACTCGCAAAAGAATTAAAGGCAGCACGGCAAAAAATTCGGACGCTCGAAGCGAAGTATACATTTGATGATATCATCGCCGAAAGCGAAGCGATGCGCTTCGTCGTCGATCAAGCGAAACTTGCAGCAACGATGCCGGTCAACGTGTTGATTCGTGGTGAATCCGGAACTGGAAAAGAGTTGTTCGCGCATGCGATCCATGCGGCGAGCGAACGTAAATATGAACAATTCGTCCGCGTCAATTGCGCGGCGATTGCGCCGACGTTACTCGAAAGTGAACTATTCGGTTACGAAGATGGAGCGTTCTCAGGAGCACGGCGTGGCGGCAAGCGCGGTTACTTCGAAGAAGCGCACGGTGGTTCGTTGTTCTTAGATGAAATTGGAGAATTACCACTTGACGTTCAAGCTAAACTGTTACGCGTATTACAGGAAAATGAAGTCGTTCGTGTCGGTGGGACGAAAGCGATTCCAGTCGATGTCCGGATCATCGCTGCGACGAATGCGAATCTAGAAGAAAAAATCATCATGAATGAGTTCCGAGAAGATCTCTATTACCGGATCAATCGTTTGCCAATCCACATTCCATCACTACGGGAGCGACCAGACGATATTGAACCGTTAACGTTGCATTTGCTTCGAAAATTAAATCAGAGTTACGGACGATCCGTCGGACGGATCTCGGATGATGTGTTGATCGCGATGAAAAAACAACCGTGGAAAGGAAATGTCCGTGAACTCGAAAATGTGATCGGTCGTGCTCTGATTTTTACCGATAAAACGGAAACGGTCTTACGGAAAGGTCATCTTCAACTCGTCGTTCCACAAACAACAAAAGTTGCAACGAGACAGAAAAAGGAAATCAAGCATTTATCAGATGAGATGTCACATGTCGAAGAGCGATTGATTCGGGAAGCGCTTACTGCTTTTAATGGCAACAAAACAGAAGCGGCGAAGCAACTCGGGATTTCACTCCGAGCACTCTATTATAAAGTGGAACGATTTAACATCTATTCGTAA
- a CDS encoding TlyA family RNA methyltransferase — protein sequence MENVKKIRLDVLLVERGLFETREKAKRSIMAGLVFSGTERLEKAGEKVKSDIDLHVKGQLMPYVGRGGFKMEKALQVFDFDVTGKTGLDIGSSTGGFTDCSLQNGATHMYALDVGSNQLDWKLRSDDRVTVMEKTNFRHATPDMFPVAPQFATIDVSFISLRLMLPPLKTILVEGGDVMALVKPQFEAGRDDIGKKGIVRDERIHIRVLDEMVEFFIQQGFYVKQLDYSPITGGEGNIEFLLHARLGQAGLDPDVNATETVKQAHASL from the coding sequence ATGGAAAATGTAAAAAAAATCCGCCTCGACGTTCTTCTCGTCGAGCGCGGTTTGTTTGAAACGCGTGAAAAAGCGAAGCGGTCGATTATGGCTGGACTCGTCTTTAGCGGAACGGAACGATTAGAGAAGGCCGGTGAAAAGGTCAAATCGGATATTGATCTGCACGTCAAAGGTCAGTTGATGCCGTATGTTGGTCGCGGCGGTTTTAAGATGGAAAAGGCACTCCAAGTATTCGATTTTGATGTCACGGGTAAAACGGGTCTTGATATCGGATCGTCGACGGGTGGCTTTACGGACTGTTCCTTACAAAATGGCGCAACGCATATGTATGCGCTCGATGTTGGTTCCAATCAGCTGGACTGGAAGCTTCGCTCGGATGACCGCGTGACGGTGATGGAGAAGACGAATTTCCGGCATGCGACGCCAGACATGTTCCCAGTCGCGCCACAGTTTGCGACGATTGATGTCTCATTCATCTCGTTACGCTTAATGCTTCCTCCACTGAAGACGATCCTCGTCGAAGGAGGAGACGTCATGGCGCTTGTAAAACCGCAATTCGAAGCGGGACGTGATGATATCGGCAAAAAAGGGATCGTGCGGGATGAGCGGATTCACATACGAGTTCTTGATGAGATGGTCGAATTCTTCATCCAGCAAGGATTTTATGTGAAGCAACTCGATTACTCGCCGATTACTGGTGGCGAGGGCAATATCGAGTTCTTGTTACATGCCCGTCTTGGTCAAGCTGGGCTTGATCCAGACGTCAATGCAACAGAGACGGTCAAGCAAGCACACGCTAGTCTTTAA
- the yqiS gene encoding phosphate butyryltransferase: MRFSEMVEQAARLEDSVVAIAAADDEEVMDAVALAIENDLARFHLFGDATRIQQMIQKRALRESQFVITHTSTSQEAAERAAHAVRKGDASVLMKGLVPTATFMKAVLNKETGLRSGNVLSHVALFEVPGRESAIGLTDAAIHIQPSLEDKVKIIENGVSALRALGYGLPKVAVLAAVEVVNPTMQATIDAALLTQMNRRGQIKDCLVDGPLALDNAVNLVAAQQKGLTGDVAGQADLLVVPQIEVGNVIYKSLMYFAHASVAAILVGARAPVVLTSRADTAEAKMYSLAFALLNAQQTKKVKQTT; this comes from the coding sequence GTGAGATTCAGTGAAATGGTCGAGCAGGCAGCTCGACTCGAAGATTCCGTCGTTGCGATTGCAGCTGCGGATGACGAGGAAGTGATGGATGCTGTCGCATTAGCAATTGAGAATGACTTAGCGCGTTTTCATTTGTTCGGGGATGCGACCCGAATCCAGCAGATGATTCAAAAACGGGCATTACGGGAGTCACAATTCGTGATTACCCATACTTCTACATCGCAAGAAGCGGCTGAACGCGCTGCTCATGCCGTTCGCAAAGGGGATGCGAGCGTGTTGATGAAAGGTCTCGTTCCGACAGCAACGTTCATGAAAGCTGTCTTGAATAAGGAAACGGGTCTACGTTCAGGGAATGTCTTGTCGCATGTCGCATTGTTTGAAGTACCAGGCCGTGAATCAGCGATCGGATTGACCGATGCAGCGATTCACATCCAACCGTCACTCGAAGACAAAGTGAAAATCATCGAAAACGGTGTCTCCGCCTTGCGAGCGCTCGGTTACGGATTACCGAAAGTCGCAGTCTTAGCTGCCGTCGAAGTCGTTAATCCGACGATGCAAGCAACGATTGATGCTGCTCTTTTGACACAAATGAACCGACGTGGTCAAATCAAGGATTGCCTTGTGGACGGACCACTTGCGCTCGACAATGCCGTGAATCTCGTCGCTGCACAGCAAAAAGGATTGACAGGGGACGTGGCAGGTCAAGCAGATCTACTCGTCGTCCCACAAATCGAAGTCGGGAACGTCATTTACAAATCACTGATGTACTTCGCACATGCCTCGGTTGCGGCGATTCTCGTCGGAGCACGGGCTCCGGTCGTATTGACAAGCCGTGCCGATACAGCAGAAGCAAAAATGTACTCATTAGCCTTTGCGCTATTAAATGCTCAACAGACGAAAAAAGTGAAACAAACAACCTGA
- a CDS encoding DUF2627 family protein — protein MRIIGLLSLLIPGIIGAIGIKLMRDSVFLIAQVPFKYLGDAGYVYVLQGIVGLILAMGGIGFVAGYVFYRDRKRGKVSDRYQKK, from the coding sequence ATGCGTATCATTGGTTTGCTCTCATTATTGATTCCTGGTATCATCGGTGCAATTGGTATAAAACTCATGCGCGACAGCGTATTTCTAATTGCTCAAGTTCCCTTTAAATACTTAGGCGATGCAGGATATGTATATGTCTTACAAGGTATCGTCGGTTTGATTCTTGCGATGGGTGGCATCGGTTTTGTCGCAGGATATGTCTTTTATCGCGATCGCAAACGTGGAAAAGTCTCCGACCGCTATCAAAAAAAATGA
- the spo0A gene encoding sporulation transcription factor Spo0A encodes MIKVGIADDNREMVELIRQHITAQEDMEVVCVAYNGESCLESMKEHEVDVLLLDIIMPHLDGLGVLEELMKKKKNPAVIMLSAFGKDEVSQQAVTLGASYFLLKPFSMDQLVQKIRLVTNQGQAPTVETIDLKVGTTLREVGIAPHIKGFTYLKDAVLMVLEREDLLGLITKELYPTIAKKHQTTASRVERAMRHAIKSAWNEGMQQHELFNGRIEQEKSPKNSEFISYVSSHMNQEQSG; translated from the coding sequence TTGATTAAAGTCGGGATAGCAGATGATAATCGCGAAATGGTTGAATTGATTCGCCAACATATCACTGCGCAAGAAGACATGGAAGTCGTTTGCGTCGCCTACAACGGCGAGAGTTGTCTCGAAAGCATGAAAGAACATGAAGTCGACGTATTACTTCTCGACATCATCATGCCCCATTTAGATGGGCTCGGTGTGCTCGAAGAGTTGATGAAAAAAAAGAAGAATCCTGCTGTCATCATGCTGAGTGCTTTCGGTAAGGACGAAGTCTCGCAACAGGCGGTTACCCTTGGAGCATCGTATTTCTTACTTAAACCGTTCAGTATGGATCAGCTCGTTCAAAAAATTCGTCTCGTGACGAATCAAGGACAAGCACCGACGGTTGAAACGATTGACTTAAAAGTCGGGACGACACTCCGAGAAGTGGGGATTGCCCCGCACATCAAAGGCTTCACGTATTTAAAGGACGCGGTATTGATGGTGCTCGAACGAGAGGACTTACTCGGTTTAATTACAAAAGAACTCTATCCAACGATCGCAAAAAAACATCAAACGACAGCCTCACGCGTCGAACGAGCAATGCGTCACGCGATCAAGTCGGCTTGGAACGAAGGGATGCAACAGCACGAGCTTTTCAACGGTCGCATCGAACAAGAGAAAAGTCCGAAAAACTCGGAATTCATCTCGTATGTGTCGAGTCATATGAATCAAGAACAATCTGGTTGA
- the recN gene encoding DNA repair protein RecN has product MLAELSIKQFAIIDELQIDFKKGMTVLTGETGAGKSIVLDAIGLLIGGRGSSEFVRYGEDRAELEGLFLIEDDHLVYDLAEEYGIDIEDGLIILRRDLFATGKSVCRVNNKLVTLTILREFGRVLVDMHGQHEHQHLMDSTYHQAILDDFAQEAIAPLLQSYQSGYQAYEEKRMALQSLAQSEQELAQRIDLLSFQTEEIEGAKLRAHEEDELLVERNRLANFEKLYASLKTAYDALHDEMRGIDSVGDAMRELQQASSIDEQFSQQSDAIASAFYGLEEVGYAIRDQLETLEFDSNRLDEIEQRLSVFQQLKRKYGATIEEVIAYGEKIRVELDTMTNRDERIERLKAEVEQLEGELFEIGGRLSQQRRKAAIQLSEAIHLELRELYMEKARFEIRFLQDGKTPMLRKNGIDQVEFFIMTNAGEPFKSLGKVASGGELSRIMLGLKSIFSRSVGVASIIFDEVDTGVSGRVAQAMAEKIYRLSVDGQVLCITHLPQVASMADQHLYIRKIEETDRTTTQVNVLSQSDRGNELGRMISGAHMTDLTLRHAEELMDQAKMMKESLKNGV; this is encoded by the coding sequence ATGCTAGCTGAATTATCGATCAAACAATTTGCGATCATTGACGAGCTACAGATCGACTTTAAAAAAGGAATGACCGTCTTGACTGGGGAAACAGGTGCCGGTAAATCGATCGTTCTCGACGCAATCGGTTTGTTGATTGGTGGACGTGGATCTTCGGAATTCGTTCGATACGGGGAAGATCGGGCGGAACTAGAAGGACTATTTCTGATTGAAGACGACCATCTCGTCTATGATCTCGCAGAAGAGTATGGCATCGATATCGAAGATGGATTGATCATCTTACGACGTGATCTGTTCGCGACCGGGAAAAGTGTCTGTCGTGTCAACAATAAGCTGGTCACACTGACGATCTTACGTGAGTTCGGGCGTGTTCTCGTCGACATGCACGGACAACATGAACATCAGCATTTAATGGACAGTACGTATCATCAAGCGATTCTCGATGACTTCGCACAAGAGGCGATTGCACCGCTACTACAATCCTATCAGTCGGGCTATCAAGCATACGAAGAAAAACGGATGGCTTTGCAATCGCTCGCGCAAAGTGAGCAAGAACTTGCACAACGGATTGATCTGTTATCGTTTCAGACGGAAGAGATTGAAGGGGCAAAACTTCGGGCACATGAGGAAGATGAGTTGCTCGTCGAACGAAATCGTCTTGCGAACTTCGAGAAGTTATATGCGTCGCTTAAGACAGCGTATGATGCTCTACATGATGAGATGCGCGGTATCGATTCCGTCGGTGACGCGATGCGTGAATTGCAGCAAGCATCAAGTATCGATGAGCAGTTTTCTCAGCAGAGTGACGCGATCGCAAGCGCTTTTTATGGACTAGAAGAAGTGGGGTACGCAATTCGAGATCAACTCGAAACACTCGAGTTCGACTCCAATCGACTTGATGAGATTGAACAGCGTTTATCGGTCTTTCAACAGTTGAAACGAAAATACGGGGCAACGATTGAGGAAGTCATCGCGTATGGTGAGAAGATTCGAGTGGAACTCGATACGATGACGAATCGAGATGAACGGATTGAACGTTTAAAAGCCGAAGTCGAACAGCTCGAAGGCGAATTGTTTGAGATTGGTGGTCGACTCTCGCAACAACGGCGTAAAGCAGCGATTCAATTAAGTGAAGCGATTCATTTGGAGTTGCGTGAGCTTTACATGGAAAAAGCACGGTTTGAAATTCGTTTTCTTCAGGACGGGAAGACACCGATGCTACGCAAGAACGGAATCGACCAAGTCGAGTTCTTCATCATGACGAATGCGGGAGAGCCGTTTAAATCACTTGGAAAAGTTGCGTCAGGTGGAGAATTATCTCGAATCATGCTTGGACTGAAATCGATTTTCTCACGCTCGGTCGGCGTCGCTTCCATCATTTTCGATGAAGTCGATACGGGTGTCTCGGGTCGTGTCGCGCAAGCGATGGCTGAAAAAATCTATCGTTTGTCAGTAGACGGACAAGTGCTCTGTATCACGCACTTACCGCAAGTCGCTTCAATGGCTGATCAACATCTGTATATTCGAAAAATCGAAGAGACGGACCGTACGACGACACAGGTCAATGTCTTGTCTCAGTCAGATCGAGGAAATGAGCTCGGACGGATGATTTCCGGTGCACATATGACGGACTTGACGTTACGTCATGCCGAAGAGTTGATGGATCAGGCGAAGATGATGAAAGAATCGCTTAAAAATGGGGTGTAA
- a CDS encoding polyprenyl synthetase family protein: MIALNEWKTQVENKMEEFMERLDAPERLRDSMRYSLDAGGKRIRPALIYAVLDAFSIDRSKGDATAAALEMIHTYSLIHDDLPAMDDDDLRRGRPTNHIAFDEATAILAGDALLTNAFSCLLETPASPEVKLALVERLTAAAGATGMVGGQLDDMLGERGGINDVAELESIHRRKTGALLVFAVEAGGLLASVSSTDLEHLQQYGRHLGIAFQIQDDILDVTGDAEKIGKPVGSDEGNEKATYPKLLGLEGAKRALTAQVEAAEQAIDALSVEATTLKELLDFVVKRDH; the protein is encoded by the coding sequence ATGATTGCCTTGAATGAGTGGAAGACACAAGTCGAAAACAAGATGGAAGAATTCATGGAGCGACTCGATGCACCGGAGCGGTTACGCGACTCGATGCGATATTCACTCGATGCGGGAGGGAAACGGATTCGTCCAGCCTTGATTTATGCTGTACTCGATGCCTTTTCGATTGATCGTTCAAAAGGTGACGCGACTGCAGCGGCGCTTGAGATGATTCATACATACTCGCTGATTCACGATGACCTTCCAGCAATGGACGACGACGATCTCCGTCGTGGGCGTCCGACGAATCATATCGCTTTTGATGAAGCGACAGCGATTTTAGCAGGAGATGCCTTGCTCACGAACGCTTTTAGTTGTCTTCTTGAGACACCGGCTTCGCCAGAAGTGAAGCTTGCCCTTGTCGAACGGTTGACAGCAGCAGCCGGTGCTACGGGCATGGTCGGTGGTCAGCTCGACGATATGCTCGGTGAACGCGGTGGCATTAACGACGTAGCGGAGCTTGAATCGATTCATCGTCGGAAAACAGGAGCACTTCTCGTCTTTGCAGTCGAAGCGGGTGGTTTACTTGCCTCGGTCAGTTCGACGGATCTTGAACACTTACAGCAATACGGTCGTCATCTCGGCATTGCCTTCCAAATTCAAGATGACATCTTGGACGTAACGGGAGATGCCGAAAAAATCGGCAAGCCGGTTGGGAGCGACGAAGGCAACGAAAAAGCAACATATCCAAAATTACTTGGTCTTGAAGGAGCAAAACGTGCACTGACAGCCCAAGTAGAAGCAGCGGAACAGGCGATTGATGCATTATCGGTCGAAGCGACGACACTTAAGGAACTGCTCGACTTCGTGGTCAAGCGCGACCATTAA
- the dxs gene encoding 1-deoxy-D-xylulose-5-phosphate synthase, translating into MKLTEIQDPSFLKRMSVSELEVLAGDIRRFLIEELATTGGHLAPNLGVVELTLALHREFNSPNDKFVWDVGHQAYVHKILTGRASQFDTLRKHKGLCGFPKRNESVHDVWETGHSSTSLSAAMGIAVSNELSGKDDRAVAIIGDGALTGGMALEALNHIGAEQQNVIVILNDNEMSIAPNVGAMHQMLGRIRSSRKVRFAQDELETLIKKIPVIGGRLEKGSEKLKEAVKGALVPGMFFEELGFNYYGPVDGHDLNDLIEQLNYVKKEEGPVLLHVITKKGKGYRPAEFDGVGTWHGLGPYKMESGEVIKGKSKAPSYSFTVADTLTKMAREDEKLTLITPAMSVGSKLDCFEKEFPERMFDVGIAEQHAVTFAAGQATQGMKPVVSIYSTFFQRAYDQLVHDVARQNLDVTFTIDRSGLVGADGETHQGVFDIAFMRHVPNIRIVMAKDENELQHLLYSAVKYEGPIAVRFPRGEGIGVPMDETLHEISLDTWEVEREGTDVAILAFGPQVQDALKIADLLADELSVRVINARTIKPLDEKMLNALYAEGIPLVTLEEAVLKGGFGSAVLEHANEQEAFPRVKRFGIPDWYIEHGGVNELLEEIGLLPGQIAEEVRAFVNQGKKQSV; encoded by the coding sequence ATGAAATTGACAGAAATACAGGATCCGTCATTTTTAAAGCGTATGTCGGTCTCCGAACTCGAAGTCCTCGCTGGCGACATTCGACGCTTTTTGATTGAAGAATTAGCTACGACAGGCGGACACTTAGCACCGAATCTCGGTGTCGTCGAGTTGACGCTTGCGTTGCATCGTGAATTCAACAGTCCGAATGACAAGTTCGTCTGGGATGTCGGACACCAAGCATACGTTCATAAGATTCTCACAGGACGTGCGAGCCAGTTTGATACGCTTCGCAAGCATAAGGGACTCTGTGGGTTCCCAAAACGTAACGAGAGTGTGCATGACGTCTGGGAGACAGGACACAGCTCGACGTCCCTGTCAGCAGCAATGGGGATTGCTGTCTCGAATGAACTGAGCGGTAAGGATGATCGTGCAGTCGCGATCATTGGTGATGGTGCCTTGACAGGTGGTATGGCACTTGAAGCGTTGAATCACATCGGAGCAGAGCAACAAAACGTCATCGTCATCTTGAACGATAACGAGATGTCGATTGCACCAAACGTTGGGGCGATGCATCAAATGCTCGGACGGATTCGTTCATCACGTAAAGTGCGTTTCGCGCAAGACGAGCTCGAGACGTTGATCAAAAAGATTCCAGTCATTGGCGGACGCCTTGAAAAAGGAAGCGAGAAATTGAAGGAAGCCGTTAAAGGTGCACTTGTTCCTGGTATGTTCTTCGAAGAGCTCGGCTTTAACTACTATGGTCCGGTCGATGGACACGATCTCAATGATTTGATCGAACAGCTCAACTACGTGAAAAAAGAAGAAGGACCTGTCCTGCTTCATGTCATCACGAAAAAAGGAAAAGGCTATCGCCCGGCAGAGTTCGATGGAGTCGGTACTTGGCACGGTCTTGGACCATACAAGATGGAGTCTGGCGAAGTCATTAAAGGGAAATCAAAAGCACCAAGTTATTCCTTTACGGTAGCGGATACGTTGACGAAGATGGCACGCGAGGATGAAAAACTGACGTTGATCACACCAGCGATGAGCGTCGGTTCAAAACTCGATTGTTTTGAAAAAGAATTTCCAGAGCGGATGTTTGACGTCGGGATTGCGGAACAACATGCTGTTACGTTCGCAGCAGGTCAAGCGACGCAAGGCATGAAACCTGTCGTATCGATCTACTCAACATTCTTCCAACGCGCATACGATCAACTCGTCCATGACGTCGCGCGTCAAAATCTTGACGTGACGTTTACGATTGACCGATCAGGACTCGTCGGAGCAGATGGAGAGACTCACCAAGGAGTCTTCGATATCGCCTTCATGCGCCACGTGCCGAATATTCGAATCGTCATGGCAAAAGATGAGAATGAACTGCAGCACTTGCTCTATTCTGCTGTTAAATACGAAGGACCAATCGCCGTTCGTTTCCCACGAGGTGAAGGAATCGGTGTACCAATGGATGAGACATTGCATGAAATTTCGCTTGATACATGGGAAGTCGAACGCGAAGGAACGGATGTCGCGATTCTTGCGTTCGGACCACAAGTTCAAGATGCACTCAAGATTGCGGATCTCCTAGCAGACGAACTATCGGTTCGTGTCATCAATGCCCGGACGATCAAACCGCTTGATGAGAAAATGCTGAATGCCCTTTACGCAGAAGGTATTCCACTCGTGACGCTCGAAGAAGCTGTCCTAAAAGGTGGATTCGGTTCAGCTGTCCTTGAGCATGCGAATGAGCAGGAAGCATTCCCACGTGTCAAACGCTTCGGTATTCCAGATTGGTATATCGAGCACGGCGGTGTTAATGAGTTACTTGAAGAAATCGGATTATTACCTGGACAAATCGCAGAAGAAGTACGCGCTTTTGTCAATCAAGGAAAGAAACAGAGTGTGTGA
- a CDS encoding dihydrofolate reductase family protein, with product MRKIIVFEHLSLDGVVQAPSGKEEDMSNDFKHGGWTAPFQHPEIGQVIRGWMHEDCSLLLGRKTYEQWSSYWPLHADIWPVANRAMKYVATRHTPPALWQPTTYLNQPASELELLKQQDGPPFHVWGSSELVHALSQADLIDELRLIHYPVIIGSGKRLFPDRGMTPLMWNVKERQTIENGVSIVCYERNKN from the coding sequence ATGCGAAAAATCATCGTATTCGAACATCTATCCTTAGACGGTGTCGTTCAAGCACCGAGCGGCAAAGAGGAGGATATGAGCAACGATTTTAAGCATGGTGGATGGACTGCACCATTTCAACATCCTGAGATCGGTCAGGTCATTCGAGGATGGATGCATGAGGACTGCTCCCTCTTACTTGGTCGCAAGACATACGAGCAATGGTCGAGTTATTGGCCACTCCATGCCGATATCTGGCCAGTAGCTAATCGTGCTATGAAGTATGTCGCCACGCGTCATACACCACCTGCCCTTTGGCAGCCGACGACCTATTTGAATCAACCGGCCTCTGAACTGGAGCTTTTGAAACAACAAGACGGTCCACCATTTCACGTCTGGGGCAGTAGTGAACTCGTTCATGCGCTTTCTCAAGCGGATTTGATTGATGAGCTTCGATTGATTCACTACCCTGTCATCATCGGTTCCGGTAAACGTCTATTTCCTGATCGAGGCATGACTCCCCTCATGTGGAACGTCAAGGAACGCCAAACGATTGAAAACGGTGTGTCGATCGTTTGCTATGAGCGGAATAAGAATTAA